Proteins from one Malania oleifera isolate guangnan ecotype guangnan chromosome 4, ASM2987363v1, whole genome shotgun sequence genomic window:
- the LOC131153932 gene encoding zinc finger BED domain-containing protein RICESLEEPER 2-like produces the protein MSPPHSGVALSEKTFNVLKEWGIDRKIFSITLDNATANDSMQDILSSQLSLQAPLVSGGKYFHIRCCAYILNLIVQEDLKVIERVVYNIRENVKYIKGSKGRKLKFEECIKQVGILVSISLRLDVPTRWNSTFMMIESALIYRRALIHYALLDANYKYCPSNEEWNRAEVICNFLKPFYDMTKLFSGSDYPTSSLYFSNIWKIQLHLVETMENPDCIVIGMAAKMKEKFDKYWKCYSVVLAFAIVLDPRYKLQFVEFCYSKIDSSTSRQKLNLLRLKLYSLFQDYANKSKSSLESTAPSTRGTGGSDNFIRDELSEFEFYESQYYATTEKSQLDLYLEEPRLNHVEHAEMDILRIGAQVLNKYRRSLLPEYAGALITTRN, from the exons ATGTCACCCCCACATTCAGGAGTTGCTTTGTCAGAAAAAACATTTAATGTATTGAAGGAATGGGGTATTGATAGGAAGATATTTTCCATCACATTGGATAATGCAACTGCTAATGATAGTATGCAAGATATTCTTTCAAGTCAATTGTCTTTGCAAGCACCTTTAGTAAGTGGCGgtaaatattttcatataaggTGTTGTGCTTATATTTTGAATCTTATTGTTCAAGAAGACTTAAAAGTGATTGAACGTGTTGTGTATAACATTAGAGAAAATGTCAAGTACATTAAGGGTTCAAAAGGCAGAAAACTTAAGTTTGAAGAGTGCATTAAACAAGTTGGTATACTTGTTTCAATCAGTTTGCGCTTGGATGTACCAACTAGGTGGAATTCAACTTTCATGATGATAGAAAGTGCACTTATATATCGACGGGCTTTAATTCATTATGCTTTACTTGATGCAAATTATAAGTATTGTCCGTCAAATGAAGAGTGGAATAGAGCTGAGGTCATTTGCAATTTCTTGAAGCCATTTTACGACATGACAAAACTCTTCTCGGGTTCGGATTATCCTACATCTAgtttgtatttttcaaatatatggaaaattcaaTTGCATTTAGTTGAAACAATGGAAAATCCGGACTGCATTGTTATTGGTATGGctgcaaaaatgaaagagaagttcGATAAATATTGGAAGTGTTATAGTGTCGTTTTGGCATTTGCTATTGTTCTTGATCCTCGTTACAAGCTTCAATTTGTCGAATTTTGTTACTCAAAGATTGATTCATCCACTTCTCGACAAAAGCTAAATCTCCTTCGTCTGAAGTTGTACTCTCTATTCCAAGATTATGCAAACAAATCAAAATCTTCTTTGGAATCTACTGCTCCATCTACTCGGGGTACTGGTGGTAGTGACAATTTCATTAGAGATGAGCTTTCG gaatttgaattttatgaaagccAATATTATGCTACTACAGAAAAATctcaattagatttatatttggaagagCCCAGGCTAAATCATGTGGAACATGCTGAAATGGATATATTGCG CATTGGAGCCCAGGTTCTTAACAAATATCGAAGATCACTTTTGCCAGAATATGCAGGAGCATTGATAACAACTcgaaattga